A region of Vigna radiata var. radiata cultivar VC1973A chromosome 10, Vradiata_ver6, whole genome shotgun sequence DNA encodes the following proteins:
- the LOC106775874 gene encoding 5-methyltetrahydropteroyltriglutamate--homocysteine methyltransferase 1 gives MYKLSVQCVAPFTFSLCTLSYSSSSFRFSIRATSSRAMASHIVGYPRIGPKRELKFALESFWDGKSSAEELQQVAADLRSAIWKQMAEAGTKYIPSNTFSYYDQVLDTTAMLGAVPSRYNWNGGEIGFDVYFSMARGNASVPAMEMTKWFDTNYHYIVPELGPDVKFSYSSHKAVVEYKEAKVLGINTVPVLVGPVSYLLLSKPAKGVDKSFSLLSLIDKILPVYREVVVELKAAGATWVQFDEPTLVKDLDAHQLQAFTHAYAELESSLSGLNVLIETYFADVPAEAYKTLTSLKAVTAYGFDIVRGTKTLDLIKQGFPSGKFLFAGVVDGRNIWANNLASSLNTLQALGDIVGTDKVVVSTSCSLLHTAVDLVNETKLDQEIKSWLAFAAQKVVEVNALAKALSGQKDEVYFSANAAALASRKSSPRVTNEAVQKAAAALKGTDHRRVTNVSARLDAQQKKLNLPILPTTTIGSFPQTADLRRVRREFKAKKISEEDYIRFIKVEINNVVKLQEELGIDVLVHGEPERNDMVEYFGEQLSGFAFTANGWVQSYGSRCVKPPIIYGDVSRPKPMTVFWSSTAQSLTKRPMKGMLTGPVTILNWSFVRDDQPRFETCYQIALAIKNEVDDLENAGITVIQIDEAALREGLPLRKSEEAFYLNWAVHSFRITNCGVKDTTQIHTHMCYSNFNDIIHSIIDMDADVITIENSRSDEKLLSVFREGVKYGAGIGPGVYDIHSPRIPPKDEIAERINKMLAVLESNILWVNPDCGLKTRKYTEVKPALTNMVAAAKIIRDRLASAK, from the exons ATGTACAAACTCTCTGTTCAGTGTGTGGCACCGTTTACCTTCTCACTTTGCACTCTCTCTTACTCGTCCTCTTCCTTTCGCTTCTCTATTCGCGCCACTTCTTCTCG AGCAATGGCATCTCATATTGTTGGTTATCCACGAATTGGACCCAAGAGAGAGCTTAAATTTGCCTTGGAATCCTTTTGGGATGGAAAGAGTAGTGCTGAGGAGCTGCAGCAGGTTGCTGCAGACCTTAGGTCAGCTATCTGGAAGCAGATGGCGGAAGCTGGTACAAAGTATATTCCAAGCAACACCTTTTCATACTATGATCAAGTGCTGGACACAACAGCCATGCTCGGGGCAGTTCCTTCTAGATATAATTGGAATGGCGGGGAGATTGGGTTTGATGTTTACTTCTCAATGGCAAGAGGGAATGCATCCGTACCAGCTATGGAAATGACCAAGTGGTTTGACACCAACTA TCATTACATTGTTCCTGAATTGGGTCCAGATGTTAAGTTCTCATACTCATCCCACAAGGCTGTGGTTGAATACAAAGAGGCCAAAGTT CTGGGAATTAATACTGTACCTGTGCTTGTGGGTCCTGTATCCTACTTGTTACTGTCAAAACCAGCAAAGGGTGTTGATAAGTCATTTTCCCTGCTTTCTCTAATTGACAAGATCCTTCCTGTCTACAG GGAGGTTGTGGTTGAACTGAAGGCAGCCGGTGCTACTTGGGTCCAGTTTGATGAACCTACCCTTGTGAAGGATCTTGATGCCCACCAGTTACAAGCATTTACTCACGCCTATGCAGAGCTAGAATCAAGTTTGTCTGGTTTGAATGTTCTGATTGAGACATATTTTGCTGACGTTCCTGCTGAAGCATACAAAACTCTCACCTCTTTGAAGGCTGTTACTGCATATGGGTTTGACATTGTTCGTGGAACAAAGACCCTTgatttgatcaagcaaggaTTTCCATCTGGAAAATTTCTTTTTGCTGGTGTTGTTGATGGAAGAAATATTTGGGCCAATAATCTTGCATCTTCTCTGAACACCTTGCAGGCACTTGGGGACATTGTTGGGACTG ACAAGGTTGTGGTTTCTACAAGCTGTTCTCTTCTTCACACTGCAGTTGATCTTGTGAATGAGACCAAGTTGGACCAAGAGATTAAATCATGGCTTGCATTTGCGGCACAAAAGGTTGTTGAAGTAAATGCCTTGGCCAAGGCATTGTCTGGACAGAAGGATGAG GTTTACTTTTCTGCTAATGCTGCAGCCTTGGCTTCAAGGAAGTCCTCCCCAAGGGTGACAAATGAGGCCGTCCAAAAGGCC gCTGCAGCTCTGAAGGGCACTGATCATCGCAGGGTCACGAATGTTAGTGCCAGGTTGGATGCTCAACAGAAGAAACTGAATCTTCCTATTCTTCCAACCACTACAATTGGATCTTTTCCTCAGACTGCAGATCTCAGAAGAGTTCGCCGTGAATTCAAGGCTAAAAA GATCTCTGAGGAAGATTATATCCGTTTCATTAAGGTGGAAATTAACAATGTTGTGAAGCTCCAGGAAGAACTTGGTATTGACGTCTTGGTTCATGGAGAGCCTGAG AGGAATGACATGGTTGAGTACTTTGGGGAGCAACTATCTGGCTTTGCTTTTACTGCCAATGGGTGGGTGCAATCATATGGATCTCGATGTGTCAAACCTCCCATCATTTATGGTGATGTGAGCCGCCCCAAGCCCATGACAGTTTTCTGGTCTTCAACAGCTCAGAGTTTGACCAAACGACCTATGAAGGGAATGCTTACTGGCCCTGTTACTATTCTGAACTGGTCCTTCGTTAGAGATGACCAGCCAAG ATTTGAAACATGCTACCAGATTGCTTTGGCTATCAAGAATGAGGTTGATGATCTTGAGAATGCTGGTATTACTGTCATCCAGATTGATGAGGCTGCTCTAAGAGAAGGTTTACCGCTGAGGAAGTCTGAGGAGGCTTTCTATCTAAACTGGGCAGTTCACTCATTTAGGATTACCAACTGTGGTGTGAAAGACACCACTCAG ATTCACACTCATATGTGCTACTCCAACTTCAATGACATCATCCACTCAATCATAGACATGGATGCTGATGTGATCACCATTGAAAACTCCAGATCAGATGAGAAGTTGCTTTCAGTGTTCCGCGAGGGAGTGAAGTATGGTGCTGGCATTGGTCCTGGCGTTTATGATATTCACTCACCAAGGATTCCACCCAAAGATGAAATTGCTGAGAGGATCAACAAGATGCTTGCAGTTCTTGAGAGCAACATTCTGTGGGTCAACCCAGATTGTGGCCTCAAGACACGCAAGTACACTGAGGTCAAGCCTGCTCTCACCAATATGGTTGCAGCTGCCAAAATTATTCGTGACAGGTTAGCAAGTGCCAAGTGA